In one window of Chryseobacterium sp. JV274 DNA:
- a CDS encoding NADPH-dependent assimilatory sulfite reductase hemoprotein subunit gives MNNDKENLSPVERIKTSSNGLRGSLKESLTDNFTGAIREDDQTLIKFHGMYQQDDRDRREERVSKKLEWLYSYMIRLRLPGGFLTPEQWVGLNETAEDHSTGTIKVTTRQTIQLHGILKSHLRPTIQSFNLQHLDSIAACGDVNRNVTCTANPSESPLQQEAYELAGKISEMCLPKTKSYYDIWIDDELLVDRKAEEDPLYQDRYLPRKLKIGIAVPPNNDVDVFINDIALIAIIENNKIVGYNIAAGGGLGATHGNEATYARLASILGFVDTEEKVLKAVYEIITVQRDFGNRSDRKLSRLKYTIDKLGIDQYRTEVEKRTGFSFEPAREFKFEQRKDRYGWIQNHEGKWFYTVFVEHGRILNTAEYPLKSGLLKIAQTGKANFRFTCNQNLILADIDEKDKPEIENILKEHGISEYTNGASALRKNSVACVALNTCSLALAEAQRYLPSLVTKIEPILEKYGLLEEDITIRMTGCPNGCGRSPNAEIGFVGTAYGKYNLHIGGDRLGMRLNTKFKENISEEEILTTLDELFGIYVQKRLAEETFGDFSYRYLHTLN, from the coding sequence ATGAATAACGATAAAGAAAATCTTTCACCGGTAGAAAGGATTAAAACCAGCAGTAACGGGCTCAGAGGATCTTTAAAAGAGAGCCTTACTGATAATTTTACCGGAGCCATCAGGGAAGATGACCAGACTCTGATCAAATTTCATGGAATGTACCAGCAGGACGACAGAGACCGAAGGGAAGAGCGTGTCTCTAAAAAACTGGAATGGCTGTATTCTTATATGATCAGATTAAGACTTCCCGGTGGCTTTTTAACTCCGGAACAATGGGTAGGATTGAATGAAACGGCTGAAGATCATTCTACGGGAACCATTAAAGTAACCACAAGACAAACGATTCAGCTGCATGGGATTTTAAAATCTCATTTAAGACCTACTATTCAGAGCTTCAATCTGCAGCATCTGGATTCTATTGCAGCCTGTGGAGATGTCAACAGAAATGTAACCTGTACAGCCAACCCTTCAGAATCACCCTTACAGCAGGAAGCTTACGAACTGGCTGGTAAAATAAGCGAAATGTGTCTTCCGAAGACCAAATCTTATTACGATATCTGGATTGATGATGAACTTCTGGTAGACCGAAAAGCTGAAGAAGATCCATTATATCAGGACAGATATCTTCCAAGAAAACTGAAAATAGGAATTGCCGTTCCCCCCAATAATGATGTGGATGTATTCATCAATGATATTGCCTTGATCGCTATTATTGAAAATAATAAAATTGTTGGCTATAATATTGCTGCCGGAGGAGGATTGGGAGCCACTCATGGAAATGAAGCGACTTATGCCCGTCTTGCATCCATTCTTGGGTTTGTGGATACGGAAGAAAAAGTATTAAAAGCTGTCTACGAAATCATCACGGTTCAAAGAGATTTCGGAAACAGAAGCGACCGAAAATTATCAAGGTTAAAATATACGATTGATAAACTGGGTATTGATCAGTACAGAACTGAAGTGGAAAAAAGAACGGGATTCAGTTTTGAACCTGCCAGAGAATTTAAGTTTGAACAAAGAAAAGACCGCTATGGCTGGATTCAGAATCATGAAGGAAAATGGTTTTATACCGTATTTGTAGAGCATGGAAGAATTCTTAATACGGCAGAATATCCTTTAAAATCAGGATTATTAAAAATCGCACAGACAGGAAAAGCCAATTTCCGTTTTACCTGTAACCAGAACCTTATTCTGGCTGATATTGATGAAAAAGATAAACCTGAAATTGAAAATATTTTAAAAGAACACGGAATTTCAGAGTATACGAATGGAGCAAGTGCTCTGCGTAAAAACTCTGTTGCATGTGTTGCTTTGAATACCTGTTCATTGGCTTTGGCTGAAGCACAGCGTTATCTGCCATCCTTGGTCACTAAAATAGAACCTATTCTAGAAAAATATGGTCTTTTGGAAGAAGATATCACGATCCGTATGACCGGCTGTCCTAATGGCTGTGGAAGATCTCCTAATGCTGAAATCGGATTTGTGGGTACAGCCTATGGAAAATATAATCTTCACATCGGAGGAGACCGTTTAGGAATGCGACTGAATACAAAATTTAAAGAAAATATTAGTGAAGAAGAGATTCTTACCACTCTGGATGAGCTTTTCGGAATTTATGTACAGAAAAGACTTGCAGAAGAAACATTTGGTGATTTTTCATACCGTTACTTACATACCTTAAATTAA